In Gemmatimonadota bacterium, the following proteins share a genomic window:
- a CDS encoding ion transporter yields the protein MPGILSSLLAAVHRFGPYVLAVNMILYFIELQYTQTRSSLDAGAWAGFIWIERVIAGFFTLEYVLRIKLAPHKGKYLRSGLGLIDLVSILPFWIGFYPGLTQEQLGLVRGARTLRLLKMFRYSPKLAEFARSMYTNRVRVIPIFLITIMYLMISSTVIYEVERRAQPEVFNVYGDSIWWAVVTSTTVGYGDKYPVTPLGQGATVLMMMVGIGIVGMIFGFFADSFHDSRQPLEPTLMEEYCRGVREEGTEGRTVQALRQTHRSNPQFLIFADTVDRYIG from the coding sequence ATGCCGGGAATCCTGTCCTCCCTCCTTGCGGCCGTACACCGTTTCGGTCCCTACGTACTGGCCGTCAACATGATCCTCTATTTCATCGAGTTGCAATATACCCAGACGCGCAGCAGCCTGGACGCCGGCGCCTGGGCGGGGTTCATCTGGATCGAACGGGTCATCGCCGGGTTCTTCACCCTGGAGTACGTGTTGCGCATCAAGCTGGCGCCGCACAAGGGGAAGTACCTGCGCAGCGGGCTCGGGTTGATCGACCTGGTCAGCATCCTGCCCTTCTGGATCGGATTCTATCCCGGCCTCACCCAGGAGCAACTCGGCCTGGTGCGCGGCGCGCGGACGCTCCGGCTGCTCAAGATGTTCCGTTACAGCCCCAAGCTGGCGGAGTTCGCCCGGTCTATGTACACCAACCGCGTCCGGGTCATCCCCATCTTCCTCATTACCATCATGTACCTGATGATCAGCTCCACCGTGATCTACGAGGTGGAACGCCGCGCCCAGCCGGAGGTATTCAATGTCTACGGCGACAGCATCTGGTGGGCCGTGGTGACCTCCACCACGGTGGGGTACGGGGACAAGTACCCGGTCACTCCCCTGGGTCAGGGGGCCACCGTCCTGATGATGATGGTGGGCATCGGTATCGTGGGCATGATATTCGGGTTCTTCGCCGACAGCTTCCACGACTCCCGGCAACCGCTGGAACCGACGTTAATGGAGGAATACTGCAGAGGGGTTCGCGAAGAGGGGACGGAAGGCCGCACGGTGCAGGCCCTGCGGCAGACTCACCGCAGCAACCCGCAATTCCTGATCTTCGCCGATACGGTGGACCGATATATCGGTTAG
- a CDS encoding flavin reductase family protein: protein MKHGIIFKYIDFDGTMHHSGRQLPDREKHPDKRGKMAFDQMEQRRIMGHFATGVTVVTTCYEDRPQGMTANAVASLSLDPPLILVSVDVKAQMNTCLRASDCFAVNILTEEQEEISVRFAKHGPKDFSGIAYRNEATGSPVFEQALAYVDCRVTEILPGGDHDIFIGEIVAGGAGQGRPLVFYGGQYGTLSG, encoded by the coding sequence ATGAAACACGGGATCATCTTTAAATACATTGACTTTGACGGGACGATGCATCACAGTGGGAGACAGTTGCCCGATCGCGAAAAACACCCTGACAAGCGTGGTAAAATGGCTTTTGATCAAATGGAACAACGGCGGATCATGGGACATTTCGCGACCGGCGTGACCGTCGTAACCACCTGCTACGAGGACAGGCCGCAGGGCATGACCGCCAATGCGGTGGCTTCCCTCTCGCTGGATCCCCCGCTCATCCTCGTATCGGTGGACGTGAAGGCCCAGATGAACACCTGCCTCAGGGCCAGCGACTGCTTCGCCGTCAACATTCTGACCGAAGAACAGGAAGAAATCTCCGTGCGTTTCGCAAAGCACGGTCCAAAGGACTTTTCAGGCATCGCGTACCGGAACGAGGCCACGGGTTCGCCCGTTTTCGAGCAAGCGCTGGCCTACGTTGACTGCCGCGTCACAGAAATACTGCCGGGCGGGGATCACGACATCTTCATCGGCGAGATCGTTGCGGGCGGCGCCGGGCAAGGGCGCCCACTGGTCTTCTACGGCGGCCAGTACGGAACGCTTTCCGGCTGA
- a CDS encoding porin family protein, which translates to MRRCDLMRHERSSHVRIIWLAIACMISPLLAEGQANVRLGGGPAMPIGDLADGTASAGPFLVAGLAIPVDEGYFLLLEGHHSRFGIEGSAFSHSNEGMANEGSASVADKTLTGGNVGLLIEGIADPVGFYGHGGVGWARATGRPDRATGQSDRLVTGEDADSGTSDHSFMFVFGLGVNLTVSERVGLSLEARYNHARNVFDESARWIPVTASVVIRL; encoded by the coding sequence ATGCGCAGATGCGATTTGATGCGGCATGAAAGGAGTTCTCACGTGCGTATTATCTGGTTGGCGATCGCGTGTATGATTTCACCGCTGCTGGCCGAGGGTCAGGCGAATGTCAGGTTGGGAGGCGGACCCGCCATGCCCATCGGTGACCTGGCGGACGGTACGGCTTCGGCCGGCCCTTTTCTGGTCGCTGGCCTGGCGATACCCGTCGATGAAGGTTACTTCCTGTTGCTCGAGGGCCATCACAGTCGTTTCGGAATTGAAGGCTCGGCGTTTTCGCATTCGAATGAAGGGATGGCTAACGAGGGGTCGGCATCGGTTGCCGATAAAACGCTGACGGGTGGCAATGTGGGCCTGCTGATTGAGGGGATCGCGGATCCCGTGGGGTTCTACGGCCACGGGGGCGTGGGATGGGCCAGGGCCACGGGTCGACCCGATCGCGCTACGGGCCAATCCGATCGCCTTGTCACGGGTGAAGATGCGGATTCCGGCACCAGCGACCATTCGTTCATGTTCGTGTTCGGCCTGGGGGTCAACCTGACGGTCAGCGAACGCGTGGGGCTGTCCCTGGAGGCGAGGTACAACCATGCGCGCAATGTGTTCGATGAAAGCGCCCGATGGATACCCGTAACCGCTTCCGTGGTGATTCGGCTGTAG
- a CDS encoding sigma-70 family RNA polymerase sigma factor: protein MLTILFRPFEESGMREDALTDEALVDAARDGSEDAFRTLVERYEGRVASVVIRMLGNTPEAEDAGQETFIRFYRGLHGFRGQASVGTYLTRIAINLSLTELRIRRRRSIFVPFTPPGREHDAPELEYADPAASAEYDDTADRIQAALNRLKPEFRSVIVLRLIEGYSTKETAEILGLPVGTVLSRLRRSQEKLKRMLISSNRELVHETV, encoded by the coding sequence ATGCTGACCATATTGTTCCGGCCATTCGAGGAAAGCGGGATGAGGGAAGATGCCTTGACGGACGAAGCACTGGTCGACGCCGCCCGCGATGGCAGCGAGGACGCCTTCCGCACCCTGGTGGAACGATACGAAGGCCGCGTGGCGTCCGTCGTGATCCGCATGCTGGGGAACACCCCCGAAGCCGAGGACGCGGGGCAGGAGACTTTCATCCGGTTCTATCGAGGCTTGCATGGATTCCGCGGTCAGGCGTCGGTCGGCACCTACCTGACGCGGATCGCCATCAACCTGTCGCTCACCGAACTGAGAATACGCCGGCGCCGTTCGATCTTCGTCCCCTTCACACCGCCGGGCAGGGAACACGACGCGCCGGAACTGGAATATGCCGACCCGGCGGCCAGCGCAGAATACGACGACACGGCCGACCGGATTCAGGCGGCGCTGAACCGATTGAAGCCCGAATTCCGTTCCGTGATCGTACTCCGGTTGATAGAGGGCTACTCGACGAAAGAAACCGCCGAGATCCTGGGCTTGCCCGTCGGGACGGTACTGTCCCGCCTGAGGAGGTCCCAGGAGAAACTGAAACGCATGCTTATTTCCTCTAACAGGGAGCTTGTCCATGAAACGGTCTGA
- a CDS encoding 4Fe-4S ferredoxin — protein sequence MQYGFIIDNRKCIGCHACTVACKAEHEVPLGVNRTWVKYIEKGTYPNTARHFSVMRCNHCEDAPCVEICPVTALYTRKDGIVDFDPRRCIGCKGCMQACPYDALYIDPDTHTAAKCNYCAHRVDIGLEPACVNVCPEHAIISGDMDDGSTEISQLLAKEQVTVRKIEKDTKPRLYYIDGDEASLTPGETATSDNYMWSSQSDGVGHFARYIEERTAKADPEDMIRQLGGAGQDGQPGGQTSVGGQTSAGGQSGAVSGSGQKGKDAAARRVYDAPDKGVLWGNDVAAYVWTKAISAGAFLLPFAASVLGYAVDPVLAWTGCTVALTFLLATTILLVSDLTRPKRFLYVLFRPQWKSWLVLGGYALTLYGLALTLWAAAMWTGRTGAAEIIGWVTAALAVITAVYTAFLFAQAKGRDFWQSPTLVLHMLLHTVLAGAAVFALALLFGAPGEAWTAFVRTTLIAAVILNLLVIASEMLTPHPTADARKAVQAIVRGRYRGYFWILGIAIGNLVPVVLAWIGGEALLAVAGAGVLIGLYATEYVWVRAPQDIPLS from the coding sequence ATGCAATACGGTTTCATCATCGACAACAGGAAGTGCATCGGGTGCCATGCCTGCACCGTCGCGTGCAAGGCCGAACACGAGGTGCCCCTCGGCGTCAACCGGACCTGGGTGAAGTACATCGAGAAAGGGACGTACCCGAATACGGCCAGGCATTTCTCCGTCATGCGGTGCAACCACTGCGAGGACGCCCCTTGCGTGGAGATCTGCCCGGTGACGGCGCTGTACACCCGGAAGGACGGCATCGTCGATTTCGATCCGCGGCGATGCATCGGGTGCAAGGGCTGCATGCAGGCCTGTCCCTACGATGCCCTGTATATCGATCCGGACACCCATACGGCCGCCAAGTGCAACTACTGCGCCCACCGGGTGGACATCGGTCTCGAACCCGCCTGCGTGAACGTCTGCCCGGAACACGCCATCATTTCCGGCGACATGGACGATGGATCGACGGAGATCTCCCAGTTGCTCGCGAAGGAACAGGTGACGGTGCGAAAGATCGAGAAGGACACGAAGCCCCGCCTGTACTACATCGATGGCGACGAGGCTTCATTGACACCGGGGGAGACCGCGACGTCGGACAACTACATGTGGAGTTCGCAGTCGGACGGCGTCGGCCATTTCGCCCGGTACATCGAGGAACGGACCGCCAAGGCGGACCCGGAGGACATGATCCGGCAACTCGGCGGGGCGGGACAGGACGGACAGCCCGGCGGCCAGACCAGCGTCGGCGGCCAGACCAGCGCCGGCGGCCAGTCGGGAGCCGTATCCGGAAGCGGGCAAAAAGGAAAAGACGCCGCGGCGCGCCGGGTCTACGACGCGCCGGACAAGGGCGTCCTGTGGGGCAACGACGTGGCGGCCTACGTGTGGACCAAGGCCATTTCGGCTGGGGCCTTCCTCCTCCCCTTCGCGGCCTCGGTCCTCGGGTATGCCGTCGACCCCGTGCTCGCGTGGACCGGCTGCACCGTGGCCTTGACGTTCCTCCTGGCCACGACGATCCTTCTCGTCAGCGACCTGACCCGGCCCAAACGCTTTCTCTACGTGCTGTTCCGCCCGCAGTGGAAATCCTGGCTCGTGCTCGGCGGCTACGCCTTGACCCTATATGGTCTGGCGCTCACGCTCTGGGCCGCGGCCATGTGGACCGGCCGAACCGGGGCGGCCGAAATCATCGGCTGGGTCACGGCCGCGCTGGCGGTCATCACGGCGGTCTACACGGCCTTTCTCTTCGCCCAGGCCAAGGGGCGGGATTTCTGGCAGAGCCCGACGCTGGTCCTGCACATGCTGCTCCACACGGTGCTGGCCGGCGCGGCGGTGTTCGCCCTGGCGCTCCTGTTCGGCGCGCCCGGCGAGGCGTGGACCGCCTTCGTGCGGACTACGTTGATCGCCGCCGTCATCCTGAACCTGCTGGTGATCGCGTCCGAGATGCTGACGCCCCATCCCACGGCCGACGCCCGGAAAGCCGTGCAGGCCATCGTGAGGGGCCGGTACCGGGGATACTTCTGGATCCTTGGCATCGCGATAGGCAATCTCGTGCCCGTCGTACTGGCCTGGATCGGCGGTGAAGCATTGCTCGCCGTTGCAGGCGCGGGCGTGCTGATCGGTCTCTACGCGACGGAGTACGTCTGGGTCAGGGCGCCGCAGGACATCCCGTTGAGCTAA
- a CDS encoding DUF2491 family protein yields MSFHIIRSVAKKQAKEAAGFFRKKPVRVDQDLPLGVAIDRLVDIDAVASSTFTGLVHFNFPSFPLAIEAIGKIDLGEGAMAYRCYLQGTSAFLQVVSDHGEPVECRLYVLDRDLYPHSEEVWELWLNGENGIIGSPEVLHGDGEERSYQREWMDGDGQSAPIQVEERIIRDAYGEQVFEETQQAMSYFRVASGDPHNPEDPEREDEFLLISAGDGVIELYLGVALMLEEVTVI; encoded by the coding sequence ATGAGCTTTCACATCATTCGTTCCGTAGCGAAGAAGCAGGCGAAAGAGGCGGCTGGCTTCTTTCGAAAGAAACCCGTGCGGGTCGACCAGGATCTGCCCCTGGGCGTCGCCATCGACCGGCTGGTCGACATCGACGCCGTCGCGTCGTCCACTTTTACCGGCCTCGTACACTTCAACTTTCCATCCTTTCCCCTGGCCATCGAGGCGATCGGAAAGATCGACCTCGGCGAAGGGGCCATGGCCTACCGGTGCTATCTCCAGGGCACCTCGGCCTTCCTCCAGGTGGTGTCGGACCACGGGGAGCCCGTGGAATGCCGCCTGTACGTGCTCGACCGGGATCTGTATCCCCATTCCGAGGAAGTCTGGGAGCTCTGGCTGAACGGCGAGAACGGCATCATCGGATCCCCGGAAGTGCTGCACGGCGACGGGGAGGAACGGAGCTACCAGCGGGAATGGATGGACGGCGACGGGCAGTCGGCGCCGATACAGGTCGAAGAACGGATCATCCGCGACGCGTACGGAGAGCAGGTCTTCGAGGAAACCCAGCAGGCCATGTCCTACTTCCGGGTGGCAAGCGGGGATCCCCACAACCCGGAAGATCCCGAACGCGAGGACGAATTCCTGTTGATCAGCGCGGGCGACGGCGTTATAGAACTGTATCTGGGCGTGGCATTGATGCTCGAGGAAGTCACGGTTATTTAA